In Virgibacillus proomii, a single window of DNA contains:
- a CDS encoding Holliday junction resolvase — protein sequence MIKLTIPGDMPDFNNIIKVSKSHPMAYANLKKQYTDLTVLYARNLPFINKANLNFTWYCKNKRKDKDNIMTGQKFIIDGLIKAGVLKNDGWAQIGDLNHSFEVDKYNPRIEVVLEEIA from the coding sequence ATGATTAAACTAACCATACCAGGAGACATGCCGGACTTTAATAACATTATCAAAGTAAGTAAATCGCATCCCATGGCATATGCAAATCTAAAAAAGCAATATACAGACTTAACCGTGCTTTACGCTCGTAATCTACCATTTATCAATAAAGCAAACCTAAACTTTACATGGTACTGCAAAAACAAGCGTAAGGATAAAGACAATATTATGACTGGTCAAAAGTTTATTATAGATGGACTTATTAAGGCGGGAGTATTAAAAAACGATGGCTGGGCGCAAATAGGAGATTTAAATCATAGTTTTGAGGTAGATAAATACAATCCTCGTATCGAGGTTGTATTGGAGGAAATAGCATGA
- a CDS encoding MazG-like family protein: MNLNELTTNIEQWAVNKGLDEAQPEKQMLKLVEEVGELAEGLAKGNLDQVIDSVGDVYVVLTILSMQMDLDIKDCIAAAYAEISDRKGEMVNGIFIKEEDL; encoded by the coding sequence ATGAATTTAAATGAACTAACAACAAATATTGAACAGTGGGCAGTAAACAAAGGATTGGACGAGGCACAACCGGAAAAGCAAATGTTAAAACTAGTAGAGGAAGTTGGGGAACTAGCAGAAGGATTAGCAAAAGGAAACTTAGATCAAGTAATCGATTCTGTAGGTGATGTATACGTTGTTTTAACTATCTTATCCATGCAAATGGACTTAGATATAAAAGATTGTATCGCTGCAGCTTATGCAGAAATAAGCGACCGTAAAGGCGAAATGGTTAACGGCATATTCATTAAAGAAGAAGACCTATAA
- a CDS encoding class I SAM-dependent methyltransferase gives MQRILDACCGSRMFWFDKQNKDVLYMDNRELSDTLCDGRKLEVRPDLIADFRNMPFEDETFYLVVFDPPHLLRIGDSSWMAKKYGKLSEDWPNDIKKGFDECMRVLKPNGTLIFKWNEDQIKLGEILNVIKVKPLFGNRRSKTHWLVFMK, from the coding sequence ATGCAAAGAATACTAGACGCTTGTTGCGGTAGTAGAATGTTTTGGTTTGATAAGCAAAATAAAGATGTGCTTTACATGGACAACAGGGAATTAAGCGACACATTATGCGATGGTCGAAAATTGGAAGTTAGACCGGATTTAATTGCTGACTTTAGGAATATGCCATTTGAAGATGAAACATTTTATTTAGTGGTTTTCGACCCTCCGCATTTATTAAGAATAGGTGATAGCTCTTGGATGGCCAAGAAATACGGAAAACTTTCAGAAGATTGGCCAAACGATATAAAAAAAGGTTTTGATGAATGTATGAGAGTTTTAAAGCCTAACGGAACATTAATATTTAAGTGGAATGAAGATCAGATCAAGCTAGGTGAGATATTAAATGTAATTAAGGTCAAGCCGTTATTTGGAAACCGCAGGAGCAAAACACACTGGCTTGTATTTATGAAATAG
- a CDS encoding YopX family protein — translation MSDIKIRYIMKHKPSGNVHVVYYSLSQIEQRPLKDLSIVFSDEHEMLSRDIYTGLKDKNGKEIYEGDKYHMGDPNITYTVVWHDAGFVGKQNGASSYAGLTHWQERIEVVGNIYEGDN, via the coding sequence ATGAGCGATATTAAAATTAGATACATTATGAAACACAAACCTTCCGGGAATGTCCACGTTGTATATTATTCCCTTAGCCAAATAGAGCAAAGACCACTAAAAGATTTATCAATCGTCTTTTCGGACGAACATGAAATGTTATCTAGAGATATATACACAGGCTTAAAAGATAAAAACGGTAAGGAGATATATGAGGGGGATAAATACCATATGGGTGACCCTAACATCACTTATACGGTTGTGTGGCATGATGCGGGTTTCGTAGGCAAACAAAATGGCGCCAGTAGCTATGCAGGACTGACGCATTGGCAAGAACGAATAGAAGTAGTAGGAAACATTTATGAAGGTGATAACTAA
- a CDS encoding DUF6011 domain-containing protein, with protein MTEYKECKTCGRQLKDIRSIKRGYGPVCYEKHLKALADEEFRKNQINIYDVMEGER; from the coding sequence ATGACTGAATACAAAGAATGCAAAACATGCGGCAGACAATTAAAAGATATCCGCAGTATTAAACGAGGATATGGTCCCGTCTGTTATGAAAAGCATTTAAAGGCTTTAGCTGATGAAGAATTTAGAAAGAATCAAATAAATATTTACGATGTCATGGAGGGTGAGCGATGA
- a CDS encoding DnaA ATPase domain-containing protein has translation MLIEKVEEEIKVKGQEPIKVLKDVGRPCHCLKQKSLKNRFKNALIPEEFKNARFDNYKTENETQRTLFNATKDYLKDFPNIMENKPKQNSLGFIATFGETRIRNLSGEERYKVKAEHNSFGLGKTHLQMAAAKWILNNIRIHDEIAPGQKSRFDRGCRVLCVSDIRFMGELINAKMNSDGGQTLNKLLESAIQADVLVWDDIGKVKYSETKEGLYYEIINERYRQQKPIIFSSNEDIGTLSEKIGYAASSRLEEMCGDRLYRVEGKDYRLRREAQ, from the coding sequence ATGCTTATTGAAAAAGTGGAGGAAGAAATAAAAGTCAAAGGTCAAGAACCAATTAAAGTGTTAAAGGATGTAGGCCGCCCTTGTCATTGCTTAAAACAAAAGAGCTTAAAGAATCGCTTTAAAAATGCATTGATACCGGAAGAATTTAAAAATGCTCGTTTTGATAATTACAAAACGGAAAATGAAACGCAACGCACTTTATTTAACGCCACTAAAGATTATTTAAAAGATTTTCCTAACATCATGGAGAATAAACCGAAACAAAATAGTTTAGGGTTTATAGCCACTTTTGGCGAAACCCGTATCAGGAATTTAAGTGGCGAAGAACGGTACAAAGTAAAGGCGGAACACAATAGCTTTGGTTTAGGAAAGACACACCTGCAAATGGCTGCTGCTAAATGGATATTAAACAATATACGCATTCATGATGAAATAGCTCCAGGACAGAAATCAAGGTTTGACAGAGGATGCAGAGTATTATGTGTTTCTGACATTAGATTTATGGGTGAGTTAATTAACGCCAAAATGAATAGTGATGGCGGGCAAACCTTAAATAAATTGCTAGAAAGCGCAATACAGGCTGATGTTCTTGTATGGGATGACATCGGAAAAGTGAAATATTCAGAAACGAAAGAAGGGCTTTACTATGAAATTATCAACGAAAGATACCGTCAACAAAAACCAATTATTTTTAGCTCCAATGAAGATATTGGCACGTTATCAGAAAAGATAGGTTATGCAGCATCTAGCAGGTTGGAAGAAATGTGTGGAGATAGATTATATCGAGTTGAAGGAAAAGATTACAGGTTAAGGAGAGAAGCCCAATGA
- a CDS encoding helix-turn-helix domain-containing protein codes for MEGIKRSYYAIIPATIRYDKNITANAKLLYGEITALCNEKGFCWARDSYFTELYGVSRSTIQRWFNQLEKNGYIRREVKYHEGTRNIEHRYTYLCDNPIPKNETTPIPKNETDNNTVNNNTVNNTKEYIRDLFDHYLSKNIIQHQKITSSMRSAINARLKDYTYEQLIQVIDNYAVVYSSDKYWFTQKYSLADLMRDKDVRKFIDDAEPLKNFAKRGVNNDGGFYQHRASNTRGNGKSTSYEQAKQELAAAEQAFRGGM; via the coding sequence ATGGAAGGAATAAAAAGAAGTTATTACGCTATCATTCCCGCAACGATTAGATATGACAAAAATATAACTGCTAATGCTAAGTTGCTTTATGGAGAAATAACAGCACTGTGCAATGAAAAAGGCTTTTGCTGGGCTAGGGATTCATACTTTACTGAATTATATGGGGTTAGTAGAAGCACTATCCAAAGATGGTTCAATCAATTGGAAAAAAACGGTTATATAAGACGTGAAGTTAAATACCATGAGGGTACACGCAATATTGAGCATAGGTATACCTATTTATGCGACAACCCTATACCCAAAAATGAGACAACCCCTATACCCAAAAATGAGACAGATAATAATACAGTTAATAATAATACAGTTAATAATACAAAAGAATATATACGTGATCTATTCGATCACTATTTATCTAAAAATATTATTCAACATCAAAAAATAACTAGCTCAATGAGATCAGCAATAAATGCTCGATTAAAAGATTACACGTACGAACAACTGATTCAAGTCATAGACAACTATGCGGTAGTTTATTCAAGCGATAAATACTGGTTCACACAAAAGTACTCGTTAGCCGACCTTATGAGAGATAAAGACGTGAGGAAATTTATCGATGATGCAGAGCCATTAAAGAATTTTGCAAAAAGGGGTGTAAATAATGACGGCGGGTTTTACCAACATAGGGCAAGCAATACAAGAGGTAATGGCAAGAGCACAAGCTATGAGCAAGCAAAACAAGAACTTGCAGCAGCAGAACAAGCCTTTAGGGGTGGAATGTAA
- a CDS encoding HNH endonuclease, translating to MANPAPKPNHKRRVPKQKNRTRITNKVRREVLRRSEGKCERCGRTSAYAFEMAHLQQASKGGLGNDPANIVLLCGPSVNTGTCHNFADYTAEGRAWRMKKREELERYYGK from the coding sequence ATGGCTAACCCAGCACCTAAACCTAACCATAAACGTAGAGTACCAAAGCAAAAAAACCGCACTAGGATAACAAATAAGGTACGTAGAGAGGTTTTAAGGCGGTCTGAAGGTAAATGTGAACGCTGTGGTAGAACAAGCGCCTACGCCTTTGAAATGGCTCATTTACAACAGGCTAGCAAGGGTGGACTCGGAAACGACCCAGCTAATATAGTCCTTTTATGCGGTCCATCTGTAAACACCGGTACATGCCATAACTTTGCCGATTACACGGCAGAGGGAAGGGCATGGAGAATGAAGAAACGAGAAGAGTTGGAACGATATTATGGCAAATGA